A genomic segment from Actinoplanes sichuanensis encodes:
- a CDS encoding gluconeogenesis factor YvcK family protein: protein MTAIRVVAFGGGHGLGASLRALRHSARDLDLEITAIVTVGDDGGSSGRLRVERDALLPPGDLRQALAALADDHPTHRLTASLMQHRFAAMSMAIPEHAAVGRGPRIERRADRSQDTLAGHAVGNLLLLGLIEMLGDPVAALDHAAEMVGARGRVLPMARHAVGIEADVVAADGSRVTLSGQHSVAVADGRVASLRLVPADPPACPEAIEAVRSADWLIFGPGSWYTSVLPHLLVPELAAAIVASPARRLVTLNLSPDRETAGLSTADHLAALHWYLPQLRVDTVLADAKWVGEPEPVRAAARDLGAELVLVPVAVADGSPRHDPESLGAALVPVLGATR, encoded by the coding sequence GTGACGGCGATCCGGGTGGTCGCCTTCGGCGGCGGACACGGGCTGGGCGCGTCCCTGCGGGCCCTGCGGCACAGCGCGCGCGACCTCGACCTGGAGATCACCGCGATCGTCACGGTCGGTGACGACGGCGGGTCCAGCGGTCGGCTGCGGGTCGAGCGGGACGCGCTGCTACCCCCGGGCGACCTGCGGCAGGCGCTGGCCGCGCTGGCCGACGACCATCCCACCCACCGGCTCACCGCGAGCCTCATGCAGCACCGGTTCGCCGCGATGTCGATGGCGATCCCGGAGCACGCCGCCGTGGGCCGCGGGCCGCGGATCGAGCGGCGCGCCGACCGCAGCCAGGACACTCTGGCCGGGCACGCGGTCGGCAATCTGCTGCTGCTCGGCCTGATCGAGATGCTCGGCGACCCGGTGGCCGCCCTGGACCACGCGGCCGAGATGGTCGGCGCGCGGGGCCGGGTGCTGCCGATGGCCCGGCACGCGGTCGGGATAGAGGCCGACGTGGTGGCCGCCGACGGCAGCCGGGTGACGCTCTCCGGCCAGCACTCGGTGGCGGTCGCCGACGGGCGGGTGGCCTCGCTGCGGCTGGTCCCGGCCGACCCGCCGGCCTGCCCGGAGGCGATCGAGGCGGTCCGGTCCGCCGACTGGCTGATCTTCGGGCCGGGTAGTTGGTACACGAGTGTGCTGCCGCACCTGCTGGTCCCGGAGTTGGCCGCGGCGATCGTGGCGAGCCCGGCCCGCCGGCTGGTCACCCTCAATCTGAGCCCCGACCGGGAGACGGCCGGGCTGTCCACCGCCGATCATCTGGCGGCCCTGCACTGGTACCTTCCACAGCTCCGGGTCGACACGGTGCTGGCCGACGCGAAGTGGGTCGGCGAGCCGGAACCGGTCCGGGCGGCGGCTCGCGATCTGGGCGCGGAACTGGTTCTGGTGCCCGTGGCCGTTGCGGACGGAAGCCCACGGCATGATCCTGAGTCATTGGGCGCCGCCCTGGTGCCAGTATTGGGCGCCACTCGTTGA
- the rapZ gene encoding RNase adapter RapZ translates to MPDLGPDEVVEPDEAGTDLVVVTGLSGGGRSTVARALENVGFYVVDNLPQALMLEMAELAFAAGGAARRTAMVLDVRSRAFSTDLAGAVRALKERGFSPRVVFVDADDEVLIRRFESVRRSHPLQGDGRLADGIAAERKLLAEAREQSDVIIDTSHLNVNQLRRRVEELFGGEDSRRLRITVLSFGFKYGLPPDADYVLDARFLPNPFWVPELREHTGLEEGVSSYVLGQEGATDFVATYAGLIAATAPGFEREGKRYLTVAIGCTGGKHRSVAIAEELTSRLSDMRLSAHTSHRDLGRE, encoded by the coding sequence ATGCCGGATCTCGGGCCCGACGAGGTGGTGGAGCCCGACGAGGCGGGGACCGACCTGGTGGTGGTGACCGGTCTGTCCGGCGGTGGCCGCAGCACGGTGGCGCGTGCGCTGGAGAATGTCGGCTTCTACGTGGTCGACAACCTGCCGCAGGCCCTGATGCTGGAGATGGCGGAACTGGCCTTCGCCGCCGGGGGTGCCGCACGGCGTACCGCCATGGTGCTCGACGTGCGCAGCCGGGCCTTCTCCACCGACCTGGCCGGTGCGGTGCGCGCTCTGAAGGAGCGCGGGTTCTCGCCGCGCGTGGTGTTCGTGGACGCCGACGACGAGGTGCTGATCAGGCGTTTCGAGTCGGTGCGGCGCTCGCACCCGCTCCAGGGTGACGGCCGGCTGGCCGACGGCATCGCCGCCGAGCGCAAGCTGCTGGCCGAGGCCCGCGAGCAGTCCGACGTGATCATCGACACCAGTCACCTGAATGTGAATCAGCTGCGCCGCCGGGTCGAGGAGCTGTTCGGCGGGGAGGACTCGCGTCGGCTGCGGATCACCGTGCTCTCCTTCGGTTTCAAGTACGGCCTGCCGCCGGACGCCGACTACGTGTTGGACGCCCGCTTCCTGCCCAACCCGTTCTGGGTGCCGGAGCTGCGTGAGCACACCGGCCTGGAGGAGGGGGTGAGCAGCTACGTCCTGGGTCAGGAGGGCGCGACCGACTTCGTCGCCACCTACGCCGGCCTGATCGCCGCCACCGCCCCCGGTTTCGAGCGGGAGGGCAAGCGCTACCTGACGGTGGCGATCGGCTGCACCGGGGGCAAGCACCGCAGTGTCGCGATCGCCGAGGAGCTCACCTCCCGGCTGTCCGACATGCGCCTGTCCGCTCACACCTCGCACCGCGACCTGGGGCGCGAGTGA
- the uvrC gene encoding excinuclease ABC subunit UvrC, whose product MPDPSTYRPAPGTIPDAPGVYRFRDPAGRVIYVGKAKSLRNRLNSYFADVWSLHARTQQMVTTAGSVDWVTVGTEVEALQLEFSWIKEFDPRFNVKYRDDKSYPFLAVTLDEEFPRLQVMRGAKRKGVRYFGPYSHAWAIRETLDLLLRVFPARTCSAGVFKRAHQIGRPCLLGDIGKCSAPCVGRVSQAEHREIVDDFCDFMAGRTDQFLKRVEREMLQASEELEFELAARLRDDLVALRRALEKQTVVLGDGTDADIVAFAEDPLEAAVQVFHVRGGRVRGQRGWVVEKVEELTTGDLVHHFCSQMYGDEKGEGDVPKELLVPDLPEDADALADWLSQHRGSRVALRVPQRGDKKSLMETVARNAAEVLQRHKLRRAGDLTTRSKALEEIAESLGMEGVPLRIECFDVSQIQGTDVVASMVVFEDGLERKSEYRRFIVRGNPDGSGMDDLSAMSEVMRRRFARYKASVQPEASVQPEASARPETPAAEGELPGIDPLTGKARRFAYPPQLIVVDGGQPQVNAVAAVLAEMGVTDVALCGLAKRLEEVWLPADDFPVILPRTSEALYLLQRVRDEAHRFAITFHRQRRSKRMTESALDEVAGLGEVRRKALLRHFGSLKRLADATPEEIAEVPGIGLKTAESVLAALRSPETGKTAGR is encoded by the coding sequence GTGCCAGACCCGTCCACCTATCGTCCGGCTCCCGGTACCATCCCCGATGCCCCGGGCGTCTACCGCTTCCGTGACCCGGCCGGCCGGGTGATCTATGTCGGCAAGGCGAAAAGCCTGCGTAACCGGCTGAATTCCTACTTCGCCGACGTCTGGTCGCTGCACGCGCGCACCCAGCAGATGGTCACCACCGCCGGCAGTGTGGACTGGGTCACAGTCGGCACCGAGGTCGAGGCGCTGCAGCTGGAGTTCTCCTGGATCAAGGAGTTCGACCCCCGCTTCAACGTGAAATATCGCGACGACAAGTCGTATCCGTTTCTCGCCGTCACTCTCGACGAGGAGTTCCCGCGGCTCCAGGTGATGCGCGGCGCCAAGCGCAAGGGCGTCCGCTACTTCGGTCCCTACTCGCATGCCTGGGCCATCCGCGAGACCCTCGACCTGCTGCTGCGGGTGTTCCCAGCGCGGACCTGCTCGGCCGGCGTCTTCAAACGGGCCCACCAGATCGGCCGGCCCTGCCTGCTCGGTGACATCGGCAAGTGCTCGGCCCCGTGTGTCGGCCGGGTCAGCCAGGCCGAGCACCGCGAGATCGTCGACGACTTCTGCGACTTCATGGCCGGCCGCACCGACCAGTTCCTCAAGCGGGTCGAGCGGGAGATGCTGCAGGCCTCCGAGGAGTTGGAGTTCGAGCTCGCCGCCCGGCTCCGTGACGACCTGGTGGCCCTGCGCCGCGCCCTGGAGAAACAGACGGTCGTGCTCGGCGACGGCACCGACGCCGACATCGTGGCCTTCGCCGAGGACCCGCTCGAGGCGGCCGTCCAGGTGTTCCACGTGCGCGGCGGCCGGGTCCGCGGCCAGCGCGGCTGGGTGGTGGAGAAGGTGGAGGAGCTGACCACCGGCGACCTGGTCCACCACTTCTGCAGCCAGATGTATGGCGATGAGAAGGGCGAGGGCGACGTCCCCAAGGAGCTCCTGGTCCCCGACCTGCCGGAGGACGCCGACGCGCTGGCCGACTGGCTCAGCCAGCACCGGGGCAGCCGGGTCGCCCTGCGGGTGCCCCAGCGCGGCGACAAGAAATCGCTGATGGAGACGGTCGCGCGCAACGCCGCCGAGGTGCTCCAGCGGCACAAGCTGCGTCGGGCCGGTGACCTGACCACCCGCAGCAAGGCCCTCGAGGAGATCGCCGAGTCGCTCGGCATGGAGGGTGTGCCGCTGCGCATCGAGTGTTTCGACGTCTCGCAGATCCAGGGCACCGACGTGGTCGCCTCGATGGTGGTCTTCGAGGACGGGCTGGAGCGTAAGAGTGAGTACCGTCGCTTCATCGTCCGCGGCAACCCGGACGGCAGCGGCATGGACGATCTGTCCGCGATGAGCGAGGTGATGCGCCGGCGGTTCGCCCGCTACAAGGCGTCGGTCCAGCCCGAGGCGTCGGTCCAGCCCGAGGCGTCGGCTCGGCCCGAGACTCCGGCCGCCGAGGGGGAGCTGCCGGGCATCGATCCGCTGACCGGCAAGGCGCGCCGATTCGCGTACCCTCCGCAGCTGATCGTCGTCGACGGTGGCCAGCCGCAGGTCAACGCGGTCGCCGCGGTCCTGGCCGAGATGGGTGTCACCGACGTGGCGTTGTGTGGGCTGGCCAAGCGGCTGGAGGAGGTGTGGCTGCCCGCCGACGACTTCCCGGTCATCCTTCCGCGTACCTCGGAGGCGCTCTACCTGCTGCAGCGGGTGCGCGACGAGGCACACCGGTTCGCCATCACGTTCCACCGGCAGCGCCGTTCCAAGCGGATGACCGAGTCCGCGCTGGACGAGGTGGCCGGTCTGGGCGAGGTGCGCCGCAAGGCTCTGCTGCGTCACTTCGGGTCGCTGAAGCGGCTCGCCGACGCCACTCCGGAGGAGATCGCCGAGGTTCCCGGCATCGGTCTGAAGACGGCGGAATCGGTGCTGGCCGCGCTGCGTTCACCCGAGACGGGGAAGACCGCGGGGCGGTGA
- a CDS encoding Rieske (2Fe-2S) protein, which yields MTDVQPRTDAEIQQDRTGSTSTRRVVLMGAGGIGVAAALAACGTDSSGTNPNGTDFNKNPVPAGSKGTEGGSTGGGDAAAGGTVLVAASKVEVGGGVILDDLVVTQPEEGTFKAFSKICTHQGCPVSKIEGGQIKCLCHASDFDIATGAVTKGPAKAALAETAVTLDGDNIVTA from the coding sequence ATGACTGACGTGCAGCCGAGGACCGACGCCGAGATCCAGCAGGACCGCACGGGCTCCACCTCGACACGACGCGTCGTCCTGATGGGCGCCGGCGGTATCGGCGTGGCCGCGGCGCTGGCCGCCTGCGGCACGGACTCCAGCGGCACCAACCCCAACGGCACCGACTTCAACAAGAACCCGGTCCCGGCCGGCAGCAAGGGCACCGAGGGCGGGAGCACCGGCGGCGGCGACGCCGCGGCCGGCGGCACGGTCCTGGTCGCCGCGTCCAAGGTGGAGGTGGGCGGCGGCGTGATCCTCGACGATCTGGTCGTCACCCAGCCCGAGGAGGGCACCTTCAAGGCGTTCAGCAAGATCTGCACGCACCAGGGCTGCCCGGTCAGCAAGATCGAGGGCGGCCAGATCAAGTGCCTGTGCCACGCCAGTGACTTCGACATCGCGACCGGCGCGGTGACCAAGGGCCCGGCCAAGGCCGCGCTCGCCGAGACCGCTGTGACGCTGGACGGCGACAACATCGTCACCGCCTGA
- the uvrA gene encoding excinuclease ABC subunit UvrA yields MADRLTIRGAREHNLRDVNLDLPRDAMIVFTGLSGSGKSSLAFDTIFAEGQRRYVESLSSYARQFLGQMDKPDVDFIEGLSPAVSIDQKSTNRNPRSTVGTITEVYDYLRLLFARTGIPHCPVCKERISKQTPQQIVDRVLAMEEGTRFMVLAPVIRGRKGEYVDLFAELQAKGYARARVNGVVHPLTEPPKLKKQEKHTIEVVIDRLSVKASSKQRLTDSVEAALGLAGGIVLLDFVDLPEGDPERERRFSEHLACPNDHPLAIEDLEPRVFSFNAPYGACPECSGLGTKKEVDPELLIPDEEKSLREGAIQPWAGGTTQEYFLRLLEALAGAEGFTLDQPWRALPTRAQKLIMYGAEDQVHVRYRNKYGRERSYYTGFEGVVQWIERRHNDTESDWSREKYEGYMRDVPCSVCGGARLKPEVLAVTVAGRSIAEVCNLSVGECAELLSGIELDDRQKMIAERVLKEINARLRFLVDVGLDYLSLDRGAGTLSGGEAQRIRLATQIGSGLVGVLYVLDEPSIGLHQRDNHRLIETLVRLRNLGNTLIVVEHDEDTIRTADWIVDIGPGAGEHGGHIVHSGTVEGLLANEQSPTGAYLSGRKSIPVPATRRPQTAGREVVVHGAREHNLRNLTVPFPLGQFIAVTGVSGSGKSTLVNDILHTVMANQINGARQVPGRHTRVTGLEHVDKVVGVDQSPIGRTPRSNPATYTGVFDHIRKLFAETTEAKVRGYGPGRFSFNVKGGRCENCSGDGTIKIEMNFLPDVYVPCEVCKGARYNRETLEVHYKGKTISEILNMPIEEAAEFFSALPSIHRHLRTLVEVGLGYVRLGQPATTLSGGEAQRVKLASELQKRSTGRTVYVLDEPTTGLHFEDIRKLLLVLNGLVDKGNTVITIEHNLDVIKSADWLIDMGPEGGSKGGLVLAAGRPEELAEVPESHTGQFLRHMLGLSGEGGGSKDAVARAAKANGTRVTRSRAKTAV; encoded by the coding sequence GTGGCCGACCGACTGACAATCCGTGGCGCTCGCGAGCACAACCTGCGTGACGTCAACCTCGACCTGCCCCGCGACGCCATGATCGTCTTCACCGGGCTCTCCGGTTCGGGCAAGTCCAGCCTCGCCTTCGACACGATCTTCGCCGAGGGGCAGCGGCGCTACGTGGAGTCGCTCTCCTCGTATGCGCGGCAGTTCCTCGGCCAGATGGACAAGCCCGACGTCGACTTCATCGAGGGCCTGTCCCCGGCGGTGTCGATCGACCAGAAATCGACGAACCGCAACCCGCGCTCCACCGTCGGCACGATCACCGAGGTGTACGACTACCTGCGTCTCCTCTTCGCCCGGACCGGCATCCCGCACTGCCCGGTCTGCAAGGAGCGGATCAGCAAGCAGACCCCGCAGCAGATCGTCGACCGGGTGCTCGCCATGGAGGAGGGCACCCGGTTCATGGTGCTCGCCCCGGTGATCCGCGGCCGCAAGGGGGAGTATGTCGACCTCTTCGCCGAGCTGCAGGCCAAGGGCTACGCGCGGGCCCGGGTCAACGGCGTGGTGCACCCGCTGACCGAGCCGCCGAAGCTGAAGAAGCAGGAGAAGCACACCATCGAGGTGGTGATCGACCGGCTCAGCGTGAAGGCGTCCAGCAAGCAGCGCCTCACCGACTCGGTCGAGGCCGCGCTCGGACTGGCCGGCGGCATCGTCCTGCTCGACTTCGTCGACCTGCCGGAGGGCGACCCGGAGCGGGAGCGCCGCTTCTCCGAGCACCTGGCCTGCCCCAACGACCATCCCCTGGCGATCGAGGACCTGGAGCCCCGGGTCTTCTCCTTCAACGCGCCGTACGGTGCGTGTCCCGAGTGCTCCGGCCTCGGCACGAAGAAGGAGGTCGACCCGGAGCTGCTCATCCCCGACGAGGAGAAGAGCCTGCGGGAGGGCGCGATCCAGCCGTGGGCCGGCGGCACCACCCAGGAGTATTTCCTGCGTCTGCTCGAGGCCCTTGCCGGTGCCGAGGGCTTCACCCTGGACCAGCCCTGGCGGGCGCTGCCGACCCGGGCCCAGAAACTGATCATGTATGGCGCCGAGGACCAGGTCCACGTGCGGTACCGGAACAAGTACGGGCGGGAGCGCTCCTACTACACCGGTTTCGAGGGCGTGGTGCAGTGGATCGAGCGGCGGCACAACGACACCGAGAGCGACTGGTCGCGCGAGAAGTACGAGGGGTACATGCGCGACGTGCCCTGCTCGGTCTGCGGCGGCGCCCGGCTCAAGCCCGAGGTGCTGGCCGTGACGGTGGCCGGCCGGAGCATCGCCGAGGTCTGCAACCTGTCCGTCGGTGAGTGCGCCGAGTTGCTGTCCGGCATCGAGCTCGACGACCGGCAGAAGATGATCGCCGAGCGGGTGCTCAAGGAGATCAACGCCCGGCTGCGGTTCCTGGTCGACGTCGGCCTGGACTACCTGTCGCTGGACCGGGGCGCCGGCACCCTCTCCGGCGGTGAGGCGCAGCGCATCCGGCTCGCCACCCAGATCGGCTCCGGCCTGGTCGGCGTGCTGTATGTGCTGGACGAGCCGTCGATCGGCCTGCACCAGCGGGACAACCATCGGCTGATCGAGACCCTGGTGCGGCTGCGCAACCTGGGCAACACGTTGATCGTGGTGGAACACGACGAGGACACCATCCGTACCGCCGACTGGATCGTCGACATCGGCCCCGGCGCCGGTGAGCACGGTGGCCACATCGTGCACAGCGGCACCGTCGAGGGGTTGCTGGCCAACGAGCAGTCGCCGACCGGGGCGTACCTGTCCGGCCGGAAGTCGATCCCGGTGCCGGCCACCCGCCGCCCGCAGACCGCCGGCCGTGAGGTCGTGGTGCACGGGGCGCGTGAGCACAACCTGCGCAACCTGACCGTGCCGTTCCCGCTGGGCCAGTTCATCGCGGTCACCGGGGTCAGCGGCTCGGGTAAGTCGACGCTGGTCAACGACATCCTGCACACCGTGATGGCCAACCAGATCAACGGCGCCCGGCAGGTGCCCGGCCGGCACACCCGGGTGACCGGGCTGGAACACGTGGACAAGGTCGTCGGGGTGGACCAGTCGCCGATCGGGCGGACCCCACGGTCGAACCCGGCCACCTACACGGGTGTCTTCGATCACATCCGCAAGCTGTTCGCCGAGACGACCGAGGCCAAGGTCCGGGGGTATGGTCCGGGCCGATTCTCGTTCAACGTCAAGGGCGGTCGCTGCGAGAACTGCTCGGGCGACGGCACCATCAAGATCGAGATGAACTTCCTGCCGGACGTCTACGTCCCGTGCGAGGTGTGCAAGGGGGCCCGGTACAACCGGGAGACCCTGGAGGTGCACTACAAGGGCAAGACCATCTCGGAGATCCTGAACATGCCGATCGAGGAGGCCGCCGAGTTCTTCTCGGCCCTGCCGTCGATCCACCGGCACCTGCGCACCCTGGTCGAGGTCGGCCTCGGCTACGTGCGGCTGGGCCAGCCCGCGACGACCCTGTCCGGTGGTGAGGCGCAGCGCGTCAAGCTCGCTTCCGAGCTGCAGAAACGCTCCACCGGGCGGACCGTCTACGTGCTCGACGAGCCGACCACCGGCCTGCACTTCGAAGACATCCGCAAGCTCCTGCTGGTGCTGAACGGCCTGGTCGACAAGGGCAACACGGTGATCACCATCGAGCACAACCTCGACGTGATCAAGTCGGCCGACTGGCTGATCGACATGGGCCCGGAGGGCGGCAGCAAGGGCGGCCTGGTGCTGGCGGCCGGCCGGCCCGAGGAGTTGGCCGAGGTGCCGGAGAGTCACACCGGCCAGTTCCTGCGGCACATGCTGGGCCTGTCCGGCGAGGGCGGTGGGTCGAAGGACGCGGTCGCCCGGGCCGCGAAGGCCAACGGGACCCGGGTCACCAGGTCGCGGGCCAAGACCGCGGTCTGA
- a CDS encoding glycosyltransferase family 87 protein — protein MRPVRAADEMTDKQATEVAEDVEETTPQTPRKRWLWAETGLLLGFLALGVLVMIKLWMDPNGRVLQGNDSDHGIFLFMLAHAERVVFDGGSLFFEDRFNVPYGVNMMANTSILALALPLAPITHFFGGGVTVVLLMTLGLAGTAAAWYWVLSRPLGRSRGAAAIGAAFAGLGPAMVSHANGHVNFVNNYLLPFIVWQVLRLREPGRAWRSGVILGLLIVVQIFINEEALLFVALTLGIFAVSYAFMERAEAKRVWKRFVGGLGVAALTSGVLVAYPLWRQFFGKGTYHGQPFDPSKYVMDLVSPGAFARNSLFGIGAITRRLSVSATEDNTFWGPFGLVMIIVSIVILWRNSAMRATAIAGMVLLVMSFGPKLQVAGFRTDVPLPFALIKHLPVIDLVSVSRFAMVPSMVAGVLLAFAVDRIKEYPERRRRLFKVGMVLALVPLIPRPLPVFEGTPMPEFITAGLYKQYVPEGRTLITVPMPEVTTGRTGQRWATLNNLDYATPRGYFMGPAEPPHDNTGSWSAPSRYTSWMFKNVGRTGEVPEITPWRREQVEADMKYWRAAVLLLVPDEKHTPALRTLLVELYGQPELVGGAEIWRVNS, from the coding sequence ATGCGGCCGGTGCGTGCGGCGGATGAGATGACCGATAAGCAGGCGACCGAGGTCGCGGAGGACGTCGAGGAGACGACTCCGCAGACACCCAGGAAGCGTTGGCTGTGGGCCGAGACCGGCCTCTTGCTGGGGTTCCTCGCGCTCGGCGTGCTCGTGATGATCAAGCTGTGGATGGATCCGAACGGTCGAGTGCTCCAGGGCAACGACTCCGACCACGGCATCTTCCTGTTCATGCTGGCGCACGCCGAGCGGGTGGTCTTCGACGGCGGGTCGCTGTTCTTCGAGGACCGGTTCAACGTCCCGTACGGCGTGAACATGATGGCGAACACGTCCATCCTCGCGTTGGCGCTGCCGCTGGCGCCGATCACGCACTTCTTCGGCGGCGGCGTGACGGTCGTGCTGCTGATGACGCTCGGCCTGGCCGGCACCGCCGCGGCCTGGTATTGGGTGTTGTCCCGCCCGCTGGGTCGCAGCCGGGGCGCCGCCGCGATCGGTGCCGCGTTCGCCGGTCTCGGGCCGGCCATGGTGTCGCACGCGAACGGCCATGTGAACTTCGTCAACAACTACCTGCTGCCGTTCATCGTGTGGCAGGTGCTGCGGCTGCGTGAGCCCGGTCGGGCCTGGCGCAGCGGGGTCATCCTCGGCCTGCTGATCGTGGTGCAGATCTTCATCAACGAGGAGGCGCTGCTCTTCGTGGCGCTGACGCTCGGCATCTTCGCGGTCAGCTACGCGTTCATGGAGCGGGCCGAGGCGAAGCGGGTGTGGAAGCGGTTCGTCGGCGGGCTCGGGGTGGCCGCGCTCACCTCGGGTGTGCTGGTCGCGTACCCGCTGTGGCGCCAGTTCTTCGGCAAGGGCACCTACCACGGGCAGCCGTTCGACCCGTCCAAGTACGTCATGGACCTGGTGTCGCCCGGCGCCTTCGCGCGGAACTCGCTGTTCGGCATCGGCGCGATCACCCGCCGGTTGAGCGTGAGCGCGACCGAGGACAACACCTTCTGGGGCCCGTTCGGCCTCGTGATGATCATCGTGTCGATCGTGATCCTGTGGCGTAACTCGGCGATGCGGGCCACCGCGATCGCCGGGATGGTGCTGCTGGTCATGTCGTTCGGCCCCAAGCTGCAGGTGGCCGGGTTCCGGACCGACGTACCGCTGCCGTTCGCTCTGATCAAGCACCTCCCGGTGATCGACCTGGTGAGCGTCAGCCGGTTCGCGATGGTGCCGTCGATGGTCGCCGGTGTGCTGCTGGCCTTCGCCGTGGACCGGATCAAGGAGTACCCGGAGCGTCGCCGCCGACTGTTCAAGGTCGGCATGGTGCTGGCCCTGGTGCCGTTGATCCCGCGGCCGCTGCCGGTGTTCGAGGGCACGCCGATGCCGGAGTTCATCACCGCCGGCCTCTACAAGCAGTATGTGCCGGAGGGCCGCACCCTGATCACCGTCCCGATGCCGGAGGTCACCACCGGCCGGACCGGGCAGCGCTGGGCCACCCTCAACAACCTGGACTACGCCACGCCGCGTGGGTACTTCATGGGCCCGGCCGAGCCGCCGCACGACAACACCGGTTCGTGGTCGGCGCCGTCGCGCTACACCTCCTGGATGTTCAAGAACGTCGGCCGTACCGGCGAGGTTCCGGAGATCACACCGTGGCGCCGGGAGCAGGTCGAAGCGGACATGAAGTACTGGCGGGCCGCGGTTCTGCTGCTGGTGCCGGACGAGAAGCACACCCCGGCGCTGCGAACACTGCTGGTCGAGCTGTACGGCCAGCCGGAGCTGGTGGGCGGCGCCGAGATCTGGAGAGTTAACTCGTAG
- the rsgA gene encoding ribosome small subunit-dependent GTPase A gives MSYHLSQLGWDEHFASRYRRFDRADATPGRVLRTDRGVCTVLTTDGVTRATLGGSVLIDIARDPALTPCSGDWVVLRHWPDRRTTLELVLPRRTTLIRRTADKDASGQVLAANMNTVAVVEPIHPEPDDARVERLLALAWESGADPLLVLTKTDTSRDPSAIARQVAELAPGVPVLPVSVQHGTGLAELREHIGPGRTLALLGRSGAGKSTLANALAGATVMPVQAIRDADGKGRHTTAYRNLVVLPDGGAVIDTPGIRGVGLLDTEGGLERAFADVLDLAGHCRFDDCRHETEPGCAVQAALADGSLPPRRLASWRKLRREVEVESGRRSARLARSRRIPAPPSSRLL, from the coding sequence ATGTCGTACCACCTGTCCCAGCTCGGCTGGGACGAACACTTCGCATCCCGATACCGCCGATTCGACCGGGCCGACGCGACGCCGGGGCGGGTGCTGCGCACCGACCGGGGCGTCTGCACCGTGCTCACCACCGACGGCGTGACCCGGGCCACCCTGGGTGGTTCGGTCCTGATCGACATCGCCCGTGATCCCGCTCTGACCCCCTGTTCCGGTGACTGGGTGGTGTTGCGGCACTGGCCGGACAGACGTACCACCCTCGAACTGGTCCTGCCCCGGCGGACCACACTGATCCGTCGCACCGCCGACAAGGACGCGTCGGGCCAGGTCCTGGCGGCCAACATGAACACGGTCGCCGTCGTCGAGCCGATTCATCCGGAGCCGGACGACGCCCGGGTCGAGCGCCTGCTCGCCCTGGCCTGGGAGTCCGGCGCCGACCCGCTGCTCGTCCTCACCAAGACCGACACCAGTCGGGACCCGTCCGCGATCGCCCGGCAGGTGGCCGAGCTCGCCCCCGGGGTGCCGGTGCTGCCGGTCAGCGTCCAGCACGGCACCGGCCTCGCCGAGCTGCGCGAACACATCGGTCCCGGCCGCACGCTGGCCCTGCTGGGCCGCTCCGGCGCCGGCAAGTCGACCCTGGCCAACGCGCTGGCCGGGGCCACGGTCATGCCGGTACAGGCGATCCGGGACGCCGACGGTAAGGGCCGGCACACCACGGCGTACCGAAATCTGGTGGTCCTGCCGGACGGTGGCGCGGTGATCGACACGCCGGGCATCCGGGGGGTCGGTCTGCTGGACACCGAAGGTGGCCTGGAACGGGCCTTCGCCGACGTGCTCGACCTGGCCGGGCACTGCCGTTTCGACGACTGCCGGCACGAGACCGAACCGGGTTGCGCGGTCCAGGCCGCCCTGGCCGACGGTTCGCTGCCGCCGCGCCGCCTGGCCAGTTGGCGCAAACTCCGCCGCGAGGTCGAGGTGGAGAGCGGCAGGCGATCCGCGAGGCTGGCCCGCTCTCGCCGGATCCCCGCGCCGCCGAGTTCCCGTCTTCTATAA
- a CDS encoding MBL fold metallo-hydrolase, giving the protein MSTDYTGDVVRGGEPAVRDLGGGLTLTKVSVGPMDNNAYLLSAGGEQLLVDAANDAGTLLDLIGPAGLRTVVTTHRHGDHWQALAEVVKVTGASSLAHTDDAGEIPVVTGTLRDGDTVEVGGHVLDVIHIVGHTPGSIVLSYRGEHLFTGDSLFPGGVGNTRGVKENFESLINDVEAKLFGRFGDGTWFYPGHGKDSTLGAERPALPEWRARGW; this is encoded by the coding sequence GTGAGCACTGACTACACAGGTGACGTCGTCCGTGGCGGCGAGCCGGCGGTTCGTGACCTGGGCGGCGGCCTGACCTTGACGAAGGTGTCGGTCGGCCCGATGGACAACAACGCCTACCTGCTCAGCGCCGGTGGCGAGCAGCTTCTCGTCGACGCCGCCAACGACGCCGGCACCCTGCTCGACCTGATCGGCCCGGCCGGGCTGCGCACGGTGGTGACCACCCACCGGCACGGCGACCACTGGCAGGCGCTGGCCGAGGTGGTGAAGGTCACCGGGGCGTCGTCGCTGGCGCACACCGACGACGCCGGCGAGATCCCGGTGGTGACCGGCACCCTCCGCGACGGGGACACGGTCGAGGTCGGCGGACACGTGCTCGACGTGATCCACATCGTGGGGCACACACCCGGATCGATCGTGCTGTCCTACCGGGGCGAGCACCTGTTCACCGGCGACAGCCTGTTCCCCGGCGGGGTCGGCAACACGCGTGGCGTCAAGGAGAACTTCGAGTCCCTGATCAACGACGTCGAGGCGAAGCTGTTCGGTCGCTTCGGCGACGGCACCTGGTTCTACCCGGGCCACGGCAAGGACTCGACACTCGGCGCCGAACGCCCGGCCCTCCCGGAGTGGCGAGCCCGCGGCTGGTGA